The following is a genomic window from candidate division KSB1 bacterium.
TTGCCAAACTACAGTAAATTTACAAAATCCAGCGTTTAATATATGAAACATATTACTCGAATCAAGCGCGATCTCAAGACAACATACCATTATATAATCTCACGCTATGACTACAATAGAAATGTCAAGGTAAAGAGTCAAGTGATTTCTTTTGTCAGCTCTCCCCAGTAACGTTAACCGAGTTATTGGGGATCGTCAAAATTTTTCACGCGCTGCGCCCGAACCAACCCATGACGAGCTGCTGGCGGAAAACGCCTGTTTGAAAGCCGAGCTGGCGCAACTGCGCCGCTTGATCTTCGGCCAGAAGCGCGAGCGCTGGGTCAAGGCCAGTTGCGAATTGCTGAACCCGTTGTCTGAAGCGCAGCGCGACGAAATTTTGCGCCAGCCCTATCTGATGGCAGATGAAACACCGATGCGGAAGAATTATTTGTTTGCCGGCTCGCACGCGGGTGCCAGGCGCGCGGCGTTGATTTATTCTTTGGTGGCAACGGCCAAACGCCACGAGGTGGAGCCTTTTGCCTATCTCAAAGACGTGCTCAGCCGCATCGCCGACCATCCGCACCGGCGCGTCGCCGAGCTTTTGCCACAGAACTGGAAAAACGCTACTTCAATATAACAACTCGCCCGCTCGCCGGCAAGGTGGAATTCACCGGCAGATACCGAATATCGACTTCACGCGGACGACCACCAAACTTCGCTGGTGGAATCAATGGTTCAAGAATACGCCATTCGGCATTGCTCGAATCGGTTGGGCATGGTTTTCTTTTCATGTTTGTAATATAAGAAAAAAATATGAAAAATTCTAGACCGAAAGTTTGTCCTCTAGTTTGTTTAATAGATAGTTTTTATTTTAATATTTGTGTATACTTGCCCTCTTTTGAAATGCCCTGTTAAATTTAGTTGAAATTTACGAACTGACTCTTATTTTATACTTCATTGATCAGCGGTAAGTCAAAGGCACCAACATAAAGAAAGCCGCCCCTTTTCCTTCCAGTTCGCCAGAAGGAAAAAACCGCGCCATTGGAAATTTCAACTAAATAAAGATTGACTTGGCCTTCATAATTTCAAAAAGACAAAGAGGCCTTCATGTCCAACGAACTTCTTCTGCTCTCACTCACGGCGCTGTCATTGGGATTTATTCACACGGTTTTGGGGCCGGATCATTATCTGCCGTTCATGATGATGGCGCGCGCTGGCAAATGGCCGCTGCGCAAAACATTACTCGTGACGTGCCTCAGTGGCCTCGGGCATGTTCTCAGCTCGGTGCTATTGGGGCTGATCGGCATCGCCGCCGGGCTTACGCTTTCGCGTTTGGAGACCATCGAGGCATGGCGCGGGGATTTGGCCGCATGGCTGCTCATCGGATTTGGCTTGGTTTATGCAATATGGGGATGGCGGCGCGCCTATCGTCATCGGCCGCACACCCACTGGCACGCGCACGGCGATGGCGTCGTGCATTTGCATCAGCACGCTCACGAGCAGGAGCATCTGCACGTTCACGAAGCCGCCGGAGAGAGATTGACGCCGTGGGTGATCTTCACGATTTTTGTTTTTGGGCCTTGCGAGGCGTTGATTCCGCTATTGATGTATCCCGCCGCGCAACACAGTTGGTGGGGCTTGCTGCTGGTTACCGCAGTTTTTGGCGTGACGACGATTGCGACGATGCTCGCTGTCGTGCTCGCTGCCCAAGCAGGTTTCTCCCGCCTGCCCTTGGGTCCGCTCGAGCACTACAGTCACACGATCGCCGGCGCCACCATTGCGCTTTGCGGCCTGGCGATTCGCTTTCTCGGGCTTTGAGGCTCTGCTTGCTGGTGCCGCGTCAAATAAATTGGTCCACGTTGTTGGAATTTTGAGATC
Proteins encoded in this region:
- a CDS encoding sulfite exporter TauE/SafE family protein; the protein is MSNELLLLSLTALSLGFIHTVLGPDHYLPFMMMARAGKWPLRKTLLVTCLSGLGHVLSSVLLGLIGIAAGLTLSRLETIEAWRGDLAAWLLIGFGLVYAIWGWRRAYRHRPHTHWHAHGDGVVHLHQHAHEQEHLHVHEAAGERLTPWVIFTIFVFGPCEALIPLLMYPAAQHSWWGLLLVTAVFGVTTIATMLAVVLAAQAGFSRLPLGPLEHYSHTIAGATIALCGLAIRFLGL